The following coding sequences are from one Passer domesticus isolate bPasDom1 chromosome 11, bPasDom1.hap1, whole genome shotgun sequence window:
- the DVL3 gene encoding segment polarity protein dishevelled homolog DVL-3 isoform X2: MAAAETKIIYHLDEQETPYLVKLPIPAERVTLGDFKGLLNRPNYKFYFKSMDDDFGVVKEEISDDNAKLPCFNGRVVSWLVSAEGSHSDAGSVCADNQTELPPSMERTGGIGDSRPPSFHPNTGGSRENLDNETETDSVVSSQRERPRRTDGPEHAPRVNGTVKGERRRDLGGYESSSTLMSSELETTSFFDSDEDDSTSRFSSSTEQSSASRLMRRHKRRRRKQKAPRIERSSSFSSITDSTMSLNIITVTLNMEKYNFLGISIVGQSNERGDGGIYIGSIMKGGAVAADGRIEPGDMLLQVNDINFENMSNDDAVRVLREIVHKPGPITLTVAKCWDPSPRGCFSLPRSKWIADPPLALVPSSFAPQRIWAGPDSPCSDPGEPIRPIDPAAWVSHTAAMTGTYPAYGMSPSMSTITSTSSSITSSIPETERLDDFHLSIHSDMATIVKAMASPESGLEVRDRMWLKITIPNAFIGSDVVDWLYHHVEGFTDRRESRKYASNLLKAGYIRHTVNKITFSEQCYYIFGDLCGNMANLSLHDHDGSSGASDQDTLAPLPHPGAAPWPMAFPYQYPPPHPYNPHPGFPDPGYSYGGGSAGSQHSEGSRSSGSNRSGSERRKEREKTGESKSGGSGSESDHTTRSSMRRERAASERSVPASQHSQRSQHSLAHSIRSHHSQQSYGPPGLPPLFSPPMLLMPPPPSAMGPPGAPPGRDLASVPPELTASRQSFRMAMGNPSEFFVDVM, from the exons GGTGGTGAAAGAAGAGATCTCGGATGACAATGCCAAGCTTCCCTGCTTCAACGGCCGGGTGGTGTCGTGG CTGGTGTCTGCAGAGGGTTCCCATTCAGATGCTGGCTCAGTCTGTGCTGATAACCAGACAGAGCTGCCGCCCTCCATGGAGCGCACAGGAGGAATTGGAGACTCCAGACCCCCCTCTTTCCA CCCTAACACTGGGGGGAGTCGTGAAAACTTGGACAATGAGACAGAGACAGACTCAGTGGTGTCATCACAGAGGGAACGACCTCGTCGGACAGATGGGCCTGAGCATG CACCCAGGGTGAATGGGACAGTGAAGGGAGAGCGGCGCCGAGACCTGGGTGGGTACGAGAGCTCCTCCACACTCATGAGCAGCGAGCTGGAGACCACCAGCTTCTTTGATTCAGATGAAGATGACTCCACCAGCAG GTTTAGCAGTTcaacagagcaaagcagtgcTTCCCGTCTAATGAGGAGGCACAAGCGACGCCGGAGGAAACAGAAGGCTCCACGCATTGAGCGG TCCTCGTCCTTCAGCAGCATCACAGACTCCACCATGTCCCTGAACATCATCACAGTCACGCTGAACATGG AGAAATACAACTTTCTGGGCATTTCTATTGTGGGACAGAGCAATGAGCGTGGGGATGGAGGCATTTACATTGGCTCTATCATGAAGGGAGGCGCTGTGGCAGCTGATGGCAGGATTGAGCCAGGAGACATGCTCTTGCAG GTAAATGACATCAACTTTGAGAACATGAGCAATGACGATGCCGTGCGGGTGCTGCGGGAGATCGTGCACAAGCCGGG GCCCATCACCCTGACAGTGGCCAAGTGCTGGGACCCCAGTCCGCGTGGCTGCTTCTCGTTACCCAGGAGTAAGTGGATAGCTGACCCACCCTTAGCGCTGGTGCCCAGCTCAT TTGCTCCCCAGCGGATCTGGGCTGGGCCAGACTCTCCATGCTCCGATCCGG GTGAGCCCATCCGGCCCATCGACCCGGCAGCCTGGGTGTCTCACACGGCAGCGATGACTGGCACCTACCCAGCGTACGGTATGAGTCCATCCATGAGCACAATCACTTCCACCAGCTCCTCCAtcaccagctccatcccagagaCCGAAC GCCTCGATGACTTTCACCTGTCCATCCACAGTGACATGGCCACCATTGTCAAAGCCATGGCCTCACCAGAGTCAGGCCTCGAGGTGCGTGACCGCATGTGGCTGAAGATCACCATCCCCAATGCCTTCATTG GTTCGGATGTGGTAGATTGGCTCTATCACCATGTGGAGGGCTTTACAGACCGCCGTGAATCCCGCAAATATGCCAGCAACCTGCTGAAGGCTGGCTACATCCGACACACCGTGAACAAGATCACCTTCTCGGAGCAGTGCTATTACATCTTCGGGGACCTCTGTGGAA ACATGGCTAATCTGTCACTTCATGATCATGACGGCTCCAGCGGCGCCTCTGATCAGGACACTTTGGCTCCGCTCCCTCACCCAGGAGCTGCACCCTGGCCTATGGCCTTCCCATATCAGTATCCACCGCCTCATCCATACAACCCCCATCCCGGCTTCCCTGACCCAGGCTACAGCTACGGAGGGGGCAGTGCAGGCAGTCAGCACAGTGAAG GGAGCCGGAGCAGCGGTTCCAATCGCAGTGGCAGcgagaggaggaaggagagagagaagacCGGGGAGTCGAAGTCAGGCGGCAGCGGGAGCGAGTCGGACCACACCACGAGGAGCAGCATGCGGCGCGAGCGCGCGGCCAGCGAGCGCTCGGTGCCggccagccagcacagccagcgcAGCCAGCACTCCCTGGCTCACAGCATCCGCAGCCACCACAGCCAGCAGTCGTACGGGCCGCCCGGCCTCCCCCCTCTCTTCAGCCCCCCCATGTTGCTGATGCCTCCACCGCCGTCAGCCATGGGCCCCCCCGGGGCGCCGCCGGGCCGTGACCTGGCCTCTGTGCCCCCCGAACTGACGGCCAGTAGACAGTCCTTCCGAATGGCCATGGGCAACCCCAGTGAGTTCTTTGTGGATGTAATGTGA
- the DVL3 gene encoding segment polarity protein dishevelled homolog DVL-3 isoform X12 has protein sequence MAAAETKIIYHLDEQETPYLVKLPIPAERVTLGDFKGLLNRPNYKFYFKSMDDDFGVVKEEISDDNAKLPCFNGRVVSWLVSAEGSHSDAGSVCADNQTELPPSMERTGGIGDSRPPSFHPNTGGSRENLDNETETDSVVSSQRERPRRTDGPEHAPRVNGTVKGERRRDLGGYESSSTLMSSELETTSFFDSDEDDSTSRFSSSTEQSSASRLMRRHKRRRRKQKAPRIERSSSFSSITDSTMSLNIITVTLNMEKYNFLGISIVGQSNERGDGGIYIGSIMKGGAVAADGRIEPGDMLLQVNDINFENMSNDDAVRVLREIVHKPGPITLTVAKCWDPSPRGCFSLPRSEPIRPIDPAAWVSHTAAMTGTYPAYGLDDFHLSIHSDMATIVKAMASPESGLEVRDRMWLKITIPNAFIGSDVVDWLYHHVEGFTDRRESRKYASNLLKAGYIRHTVNKITFSEQCYYIFGDLCGNMANLSLHDHDGSSGASDQDTLAPLPHPGAAPWPMAFPYQYPPPHPYNPHPGFPDPGYSYGGGSAGSQHSEGSRSSGSNRSGSERRKEREKTGESKSGGSGSESDHTTRSSMRRERAASERSVPASQHSQRSQHSLAHSIRSHHSQQSYGPPGLPPLFSPPMLLMPPPPSAMGPPGAPPGRDLASVPPELTASRQSFRMAMGNPSEFFVDVM, from the exons GGTGGTGAAAGAAGAGATCTCGGATGACAATGCCAAGCTTCCCTGCTTCAACGGCCGGGTGGTGTCGTGG CTGGTGTCTGCAGAGGGTTCCCATTCAGATGCTGGCTCAGTCTGTGCTGATAACCAGACAGAGCTGCCGCCCTCCATGGAGCGCACAGGAGGAATTGGAGACTCCAGACCCCCCTCTTTCCA CCCTAACACTGGGGGGAGTCGTGAAAACTTGGACAATGAGACAGAGACAGACTCAGTGGTGTCATCACAGAGGGAACGACCTCGTCGGACAGATGGGCCTGAGCATG CACCCAGGGTGAATGGGACAGTGAAGGGAGAGCGGCGCCGAGACCTGGGTGGGTACGAGAGCTCCTCCACACTCATGAGCAGCGAGCTGGAGACCACCAGCTTCTTTGATTCAGATGAAGATGACTCCACCAGCAG GTTTAGCAGTTcaacagagcaaagcagtgcTTCCCGTCTAATGAGGAGGCACAAGCGACGCCGGAGGAAACAGAAGGCTCCACGCATTGAGCGG TCCTCGTCCTTCAGCAGCATCACAGACTCCACCATGTCCCTGAACATCATCACAGTCACGCTGAACATGG AGAAATACAACTTTCTGGGCATTTCTATTGTGGGACAGAGCAATGAGCGTGGGGATGGAGGCATTTACATTGGCTCTATCATGAAGGGAGGCGCTGTGGCAGCTGATGGCAGGATTGAGCCAGGAGACATGCTCTTGCAG GTAAATGACATCAACTTTGAGAACATGAGCAATGACGATGCCGTGCGGGTGCTGCGGGAGATCGTGCACAAGCCGGG GCCCATCACCCTGACAGTGGCCAAGTGCTGGGACCCCAGTCCGCGTGGCTGCTTCTCGTTACCCAGGA GTGAGCCCATCCGGCCCATCGACCCGGCAGCCTGGGTGTCTCACACGGCAGCGATGACTGGCACCTACCCAGCGTACG GCCTCGATGACTTTCACCTGTCCATCCACAGTGACATGGCCACCATTGTCAAAGCCATGGCCTCACCAGAGTCAGGCCTCGAGGTGCGTGACCGCATGTGGCTGAAGATCACCATCCCCAATGCCTTCATTG GTTCGGATGTGGTAGATTGGCTCTATCACCATGTGGAGGGCTTTACAGACCGCCGTGAATCCCGCAAATATGCCAGCAACCTGCTGAAGGCTGGCTACATCCGACACACCGTGAACAAGATCACCTTCTCGGAGCAGTGCTATTACATCTTCGGGGACCTCTGTGGAA ACATGGCTAATCTGTCACTTCATGATCATGACGGCTCCAGCGGCGCCTCTGATCAGGACACTTTGGCTCCGCTCCCTCACCCAGGAGCTGCACCCTGGCCTATGGCCTTCCCATATCAGTATCCACCGCCTCATCCATACAACCCCCATCCCGGCTTCCCTGACCCAGGCTACAGCTACGGAGGGGGCAGTGCAGGCAGTCAGCACAGTGAAG GGAGCCGGAGCAGCGGTTCCAATCGCAGTGGCAGcgagaggaggaaggagagagagaagacCGGGGAGTCGAAGTCAGGCGGCAGCGGGAGCGAGTCGGACCACACCACGAGGAGCAGCATGCGGCGCGAGCGCGCGGCCAGCGAGCGCTCGGTGCCggccagccagcacagccagcgcAGCCAGCACTCCCTGGCTCACAGCATCCGCAGCCACCACAGCCAGCAGTCGTACGGGCCGCCCGGCCTCCCCCCTCTCTTCAGCCCCCCCATGTTGCTGATGCCTCCACCGCCGTCAGCCATGGGCCCCCCCGGGGCGCCGCCGGGCCGTGACCTGGCCTCTGTGCCCCCCGAACTGACGGCCAGTAGACAGTCCTTCCGAATGGCCATGGGCAACCCCAGTGAGTTCTTTGTGGATGTAATGTGA